One Drosophila willistoni isolate 14030-0811.24 unplaced genomic scaffold, UCI_dwil_1.1 Seg213, whole genome shotgun sequence DNA segment encodes these proteins:
- the LOC6653433 gene encoding LIM and senescent cell antigen-like-containing domain protein 1 produces MGIPICGACRRPIEERLVTGLGKHWHVEHFVCAKCEKPFLGHWHYEKHGLAYCQAHYHQLFGDLCFICNQEIGGDVFTGLNKSWCVHHFACSLCDTKMTQKSKFYEYDEKPVCKK; encoded by the exons ATGGGAATTCCCATTTGTGGCGCCTGTCGTCGACCCATTGAGGAGCGTTTGGTCACTGGCTTGGGCAAGCACTGGCACGTCGAGCATTTTGTGTGTGCCAAATGCGAGAAACCATTTCTGGGTCATTGGCATTATGAGAAGCATGGCCTGGCTTACTGTCAGGCGCATTATCATCAATTGTTTGGCGATTTGTGCTTTATCTGCAATCAGGAGATTGGAGGAGATG TTTTCACTGGTTTAAATAAGTCCTGGTGTGTCCATCACTTTGCCTGCTCGTTGTGTGATACAAAGATGACTCAGAAATCGAAGTTTTATGAATATGATGAGAAACCTGTATGCAAGAAATGA
- the LOC124461152 gene encoding uncharacterized protein LOC124461152 yields MGNLLNKFKNIKCNNQNGENRSDDRDMGCRNKWRNENCQPYMHSGDTFLAKRRLLKSDLIDRNPYFKNCCQNCGICLEYLNTWRARNSNQYPNRKRNNQQAANLLGVPARPSVSRPAVARPVGAARLNVARPGVGRPVVIDNAKGQKAVAKPATANKTNTPNSSSNTTNPPKRKAEKRKRQYARKRGFRLGGVKLTYIKNKKEKLPQQEEESYAVAFFEEKPIYTINVKNEDDEVTATVVLDDADEKDTKANSERPSRTNGKRASKQLRMEWTTLLRF; encoded by the exons ATGGGCAacttgttaaataaatttaaaaacatcaagTGCAACAATCAAAACGGCGAAAATCGATCCGATGATCGTGATATGGGTTGCCGCAACAAATGGAGAAATGAAAACTGTCAGCCATATATGCATTCTGGAGATACATTTCTGGCCAAACGTCGCCTTTTAAAAAGCGATTTGATAGATCGAAATCCTTATTTCAAGAATTGTTGCCAAAACTGTGGAATATGCTTGGAATATCTAAATACGTGGCGTGCTCGGAATTCAAATCAATATCCGAATAGGAAAAGAAATAACCAGCAGGCAGCTAATTTACTTGGCGTTCCTGCTCGTCCCAGTGTATCTCGTCCTGCTGTAGCTCGTCCAGTTGGTGCAGCTCGTCTTAACGTGGCTCGACCTGGTGTAGGACGTCCAGTTGTAATTGATAATGCAAAGG GCCAGAAGGCAGTAGCTAAGCCAGCAACTGCTAATAAAACCAACACCCCCAACAGCAGTAGCAACACCACCAACCCCCCTAAAAGAAAGGCCGAAAAGAGGAAGCGCCAATATGCCCGCAAGCGTGGATTTAGGCTTGGAGGCGTCAAGTTGACTTATAttaaaaacaagaaagaaaaactgcCCCAACAAGAAGAGGAATCCTATGCTGTGGCATTTTTCGAGGAGAAGCCCATTTACACTATCAACGTAAAGAATGAGGACGATGAAGTGACTGCCACTGTAGTATTGGATGATGCAGATGAGAAGGACACCAAAGCCAATTCGGAACGACCCTCGCGTACTAATGGCAAACGGGCTAGTAAGCAATTGCGAATGGAGTGGACTACGCTTCTACGATTCTAA
- the LOC124461151 gene encoding uncharacterized protein LOC124461151, with the protein MGNLLNKFKNIKCNNQNGENRSDDRDMGCRNKRRNENCQPYMHSGDTFPAKRRLLKSDLIDRNPYFKNCCQNCGICLEYLNTWRARNSNQYPNRKRNNQQAANLLGVPARPSVSRPAVARPVCAARLNVARPGVGRPVVIDNAKGQKAVAKPATANKTNTPNSSSNTTNPPK; encoded by the exons ATGGGCAacttgttaaataaatttaaaaacatcaagTGCAACAATCAAAACGGCGAAAATCGATCCGATGATCGTGATATGGGTTGCCGCAACAAAAGGAGAAATGAAAACTGTCAGCCATATATGCATTCTGGAGATACATTTCCGGCCAAACGTCGCCTTTTAAAAAGCGATTTGATAGATCGAAATCCTTATTTCAAGAATTGTTGCCAAAACTGTGGAATATGCTTGGAATATCTAAATACGTGGCGTGCTCGGAATTCAAATCAATATCCGAATAGGAAAAGAAATAACCAGCAGGCAGCTAATTTACTTGGCGTTCCTGCTCGTCCCAGTGTATCTCGTCCTGCTGTAGCTCGTCCAGTTTGTGCAGCTCGTCTTAACGTGGCTCGACCTGGTGTAGGACGTCCAGTTGTAATTGATAATGCAAAGG GCCAGAAGGCAGTAGCTAAGCCAGCAACTGCTAATAAAACCAACACCCCCAACAGCAGTAGCAACACCACCAACCCCCCTAAATGA